Proteins encoded in a region of the Quercus lobata isolate SW786 chromosome 8, ValleyOak3.0 Primary Assembly, whole genome shotgun sequence genome:
- the LOC115956490 gene encoding transcription factor ORG2-like: MPIGSDPKMTKRIYHNASERDRRKKMNALYSTLRSLLPSADQAEKLSVPTTISRMLKYIPKLEQEVEVLMQKKEELISRISRQGEQIHQENQRQIVGRSSLSVVSANWLNDREVMIQISTYKVHKCPLANILLNLEKDGFLVLNVSSFECFGGRVFHNLHLQAERSYALERAVVLSEKLLSLYEMGKGFKHENHHGSVGNAFMS, from the exons ATGCCAATTGGCAGTGACCCCAAGATGACTAAAAGGATTTACCACAATGCTAGCGAGCGTGATCGTCGCAAGAAGATGAATGCTTTGTACTCCACTCTCCGTTCACTACTTCCCTCGGCTGATCAAGCG gaaaaattaaGTGTTCCGACTACAATTTCGCGCATGCTTAAATACATACCAAAACTAGAACAAGAAGTGGAGGTACTGATGCAAAAGAAGGAAGAGCTTATATCAAGGATTTCTAGGCAAGGTGAACAAATTCATCAAGAAAATCAGAGACAAATTGTAGGTCGGAGCTCTTTATCTGTTGTTTCTGCAAACTGGCTTAACGATAGAGAAGTTATGATTCAGATATCTACATATAAGGTTCATAAATGTCCATTAGCAAATATCTTGCTTAATTTGGAGAAGGATGGGTTTCTAGTATTAAATGTTTCTTCCTTTGAGTGCTTTGGAGGAAGGGTTTTTCATAATTTACACCTCCAG GCAGAAAGGAGTTATGCTTTGGAGCGTGCGGTGGTTTTGAGCGAGAAGCTCCTATCATTATATGAAATGGGGAAAGGGTTCAAGCACGAAAATCATCATGGCTCCGTTGGAAACGCATTCATGAGTTGA